The following are encoded together in the Gordonia insulae genome:
- a CDS encoding TetR/AcrR family transcriptional regulator, giving the protein MTDVQTTSPAARRSGVDKFDARRNELAVATLHTLAALGYARTSLREIAQNSEYSHGVLHYYFTDKLDLITHAVRQYEAVCVTRYDDVIARATTADELRDEFATTFIDTLSADTELHRLWYDLRNQSFFDESFRDDVIEIDNNREAMIWRVVSRYAELCETTPAVSPSTAYVAVDGLFQRGLLQFIAGRTESLDALRAELISTFDVLVK; this is encoded by the coding sequence ATGACAGACGTGCAGACGACGAGCCCTGCGGCTCGGCGCAGTGGCGTCGACAAGTTCGACGCGCGCCGCAACGAACTCGCCGTCGCGACCCTGCACACCCTTGCCGCCCTGGGATATGCGCGGACGAGTCTGCGGGAGATCGCGCAGAACTCCGAATATTCACACGGCGTGCTGCACTACTACTTCACCGACAAGCTCGACCTCATCACCCACGCCGTCCGCCAGTACGAGGCGGTGTGTGTGACCCGGTACGACGACGTCATAGCGCGGGCGACGACCGCCGACGAACTCCGCGACGAGTTCGCGACCACGTTCATCGACACATTGTCGGCAGACACCGAACTGCATCGGCTCTGGTACGACCTGCGCAACCAGAGCTTTTTCGACGAGTCGTTCCGCGACGATGTCATCGAGATCGACAACAATCGCGAAGCGATGATCTGGCGCGTGGTGAGCCGCTACGCCGAACTGTGCGAGACCACGCCCGCGGTATCACCGTCGACGGCCTACGTCGCCGTCGACGGCCTGTTCCAGCGTGGTCTCCTGCAGTTCATCGCCGGACGTACCGAATCGCTCGATGCGCTTCGTGCAGAACTGATCTCGACGTTCGACGTTCTCGTCAAGTGA
- a CDS encoding epoxide hydrolase family protein produces the protein MSDGPVRPQRFSIRTDPGVIDDLRARLRATRWPDDTAAGGWSLGADADYLRELVEYWADEFDWWKEEAAINALPHLKVDVGGVGVHVIHARATDRSGPALPLLLNHGWPDSFWRYLKVIPLLADPGAHGGDPADAFDVVVPDMPGFGYSDRPPHPLDSIAVATLWAELMTQLGYDRFVTAGGDMGSHVSRYLALDHSDRVVAVHRMDAGLPRYSGDPADLTDDERAWIDAGAVWGRTEGAYAAMHSTKPNTAAIGLIDSPAGLAAWIVEKLRAWSDCDGDVETAFTKDEILTLLTQYWVTGTIGSSMRSYHANAAIPLEQYARRVEVPSGFSLFRGDVLMPPRAWLHRTANVVSVSEPGRGGHFAPFEQPALYAQELRDFFRPFRGALIT, from the coding sequence ATGAGCGACGGTCCGGTTCGACCCCAGCGGTTCAGCATCCGGACGGACCCGGGCGTCATCGACGACCTGCGCGCCCGGCTACGGGCCACCCGATGGCCGGATGACACCGCGGCGGGCGGGTGGTCACTCGGAGCCGATGCCGATTACCTCCGAGAGCTCGTCGAGTACTGGGCGGATGAATTCGACTGGTGGAAAGAGGAAGCCGCCATCAACGCGCTTCCTCACCTGAAGGTGGACGTCGGGGGTGTCGGGGTTCACGTCATCCACGCCCGCGCCACCGATCGATCCGGACCGGCCCTGCCGCTGTTGCTCAATCACGGCTGGCCGGACTCGTTCTGGCGCTACCTCAAGGTGATCCCGCTGCTCGCCGATCCTGGTGCGCACGGTGGCGACCCGGCCGATGCGTTCGATGTCGTCGTCCCGGACATGCCGGGGTTCGGCTATTCCGACCGCCCGCCGCACCCGCTGGACTCGATCGCCGTCGCGACGCTGTGGGCCGAACTGATGACTCAACTCGGATATGACCGGTTCGTCACCGCCGGTGGCGACATGGGCAGCCACGTCAGCCGTTATCTGGCACTCGACCACTCCGATCGTGTCGTCGCGGTCCACCGAATGGATGCCGGATTGCCCCGGTATTCGGGCGATCCGGCCGACCTCACCGACGACGAGCGCGCCTGGATCGACGCCGGCGCGGTCTGGGGCCGGACCGAGGGTGCGTATGCGGCGATGCACAGCACGAAGCCGAACACGGCGGCGATCGGGCTCATCGACTCGCCCGCGGGACTCGCGGCGTGGATCGTCGAGAAACTGCGTGCGTGGAGCGACTGCGACGGTGACGTCGAGACCGCGTTCACCAAAGACGAGATCCTCACGCTGCTCACGCAGTACTGGGTGACCGGGACCATCGGGTCGTCGATGCGCAGTTATCACGCGAACGCTGCGATACCTCTCGAGCAGTACGCGCGTCGGGTCGAGGTGCCCTCGGGATTCTCGTTGTTCCGTGGCGACGTACTGATGCCGCCGCGCGCGTGGCTCCACCGGACCGCCAATGTCGTCAGCGTGTCCGAGCCGGGGCGCGGTGGTCACTTCGCGCCGTTCGAACAGCCCGCGCTCTATGCGCAGGAACTCCGCGACTTCTTCCGGCCGTTCCGAGGCGCGCTCATCACCTGA
- a CDS encoding SDR family NAD(P)-dependent oxidoreductase, which yields MTSYDLTGRVALVTGGAQGLGAGMAEALAAAGASVAIADVQNQLGEETASALRAQGAKAEFVALDVTDDGQWATAVEKVVGALGGLDIVVNNAGIEVTNLIVDLDADSARKMLDVNVIGTALGIKHAFRAMRPEGPGGKGGAVVNIASVAATIAFPGIGVYSATKSAIDRLTRVAAMESGKLGYGVRVNCIYPALTPTAMGNKLAVDCAELGLFPSPEAAAGAVAEMTPLGRLGQVDDMADAVVFLSSDAAKFITGAGLPVDGGMGM from the coding sequence ATGACCAGTTATGACCTGACCGGGCGAGTAGCTCTCGTCACGGGTGGCGCCCAAGGTCTGGGTGCCGGGATGGCCGAGGCGCTCGCCGCCGCAGGCGCATCCGTCGCGATCGCCGATGTGCAGAACCAGCTGGGCGAGGAGACGGCCTCGGCCCTGCGTGCGCAGGGAGCGAAGGCCGAGTTCGTCGCCCTCGACGTCACCGACGACGGCCAGTGGGCGACCGCGGTGGAGAAGGTCGTCGGTGCCCTCGGTGGTCTCGACATCGTCGTCAACAACGCCGGCATCGAGGTGACCAACCTGATCGTCGACCTCGACGCCGACTCCGCGCGCAAGATGCTCGACGTCAACGTCATCGGGACCGCGCTCGGCATCAAACACGCATTCCGTGCGATGCGCCCCGAGGGTCCCGGCGGCAAGGGCGGTGCGGTGGTCAACATCGCCTCGGTGGCCGCGACCATCGCGTTTCCCGGCATCGGTGTCTACTCGGCGACCAAGTCGGCGATCGATCGGCTGACCCGGGTGGCCGCAATGGAGTCCGGAAAGCTCGGATACGGCGTCCGGGTGAACTGCATCTATCCCGCGCTGACCCCGACGGCCATGGGTAACAAGCTCGCCGTGGACTGCGCGGAACTCGGACTCTTCCCGTCACCGGAGGCCGCCGCGGGCGCCGTGGCAGAGATGACGCCGCTCGGCCGCCTCGGACAGGTCGACGACATGGCCGACGCCGTGGTCTTCCTGTCGTCGGACGCCGCCAAGTTCATCACCGGCGCCGGCCTGCCGGTCGACGGCGGCATGGGTATGTGA
- a CDS encoding DUF3263 domain-containing protein, with the protein MTVIATTESEVLDFATRWARYGGGPPAEIRERFGMTDREFFRQVLDILDESARDLDPAQIHRLRHVARQRLWLKRVT; encoded by the coding sequence ATGACCGTCATCGCGACCACCGAATCCGAGGTGCTCGACTTCGCGACCCGCTGGGCCCGCTACGGCGGTGGGCCGCCCGCCGAGATCAGGGAACGATTCGGCATGACCGACCGCGAGTTCTTCCGGCAGGTGCTCGACATCCTCGACGAGTCTGCGCGGGACCTCGATCCCGCGCAGATCCACCGGCTCCGCCACGTGGCGCGGCAACGACTCTGGTTGAAGCGCGTCACCTAG
- a CDS encoding glycoside hydrolase family 15 protein — translation MRANIEDYALVGDCRTAALISRRGEIDWFCVPRYDSPSIFAALLGDEEHGCWTLAPRDGTAQCSRRYSGDTLVLVTRWETGTGVAEVHEFMPLDGGRVDLVRRVVGVSGHVEFQTDLRMRFDYARAVPWVLQVGDSDGPALRAIAGPDAVVVRGVALHPDGHVHRGFFTVEPDVTVDLTLTWYHSHRPEPEPLDVDAALDHTVGWWIGWSRRIEHAGPHHQQMVRSLITLRALSNLDTGGIVAAATTSLPEQFGGARNWDYRYVWLRDASLTLEALTRHGFLHVAEHWRMWLLRAIAGNTRELQIMYGIAGERDLAERELPHLPGYQNSAPVRIGNGAVHQYQGDVIGEVLCGLESARAAGLTEMPMSWSLQKALLEQVEANLERPDNGIWEMRGEPHMFTHSRAMIWAAFDRGVRATELYGLDGSPDHWRELRDRVRAEIDSDGVDPVTGRFVQFAGTDEVDASLLVLPQVGFCAFDDPRMLATVTAIEQNLMHGGLVRRYRTGSGVDGLAGGEHPFLACTFWLVTQYAMSGRHDDAAALMERACATANDVGLFSEEYDVDTGRQAGNTPQAFSHLAFVRAADALAAHSAKD, via the coding sequence ATGCGCGCCAACATCGAGGACTACGCACTGGTCGGCGACTGTCGGACCGCGGCACTTATATCCCGCCGCGGCGAGATCGACTGGTTCTGTGTGCCCCGCTACGACTCGCCGTCGATCTTCGCCGCGTTGCTCGGCGACGAAGAACACGGATGCTGGACGTTGGCACCGCGGGACGGTACGGCGCAATGCAGTCGTCGATACTCGGGCGACACCCTCGTCCTCGTCACCCGCTGGGAGACCGGCACCGGGGTCGCCGAGGTCCACGAGTTCATGCCACTCGACGGCGGGCGGGTCGACCTGGTTCGCCGGGTGGTCGGGGTGTCCGGACACGTCGAGTTCCAGACCGACCTGCGGATGCGCTTCGACTACGCGCGAGCGGTGCCGTGGGTGCTACAGGTCGGCGACTCCGACGGTCCCGCGTTGCGAGCCATCGCCGGACCGGACGCGGTGGTGGTGCGCGGCGTCGCGCTGCACCCCGACGGTCACGTGCATCGCGGGTTCTTCACCGTCGAACCCGACGTCACCGTCGACCTCACACTCACCTGGTATCACTCGCACCGACCGGAACCGGAACCGCTCGACGTCGACGCCGCCCTCGACCACACGGTCGGCTGGTGGATCGGATGGTCGCGTCGCATCGAGCACGCCGGCCCACATCACCAGCAGATGGTTCGCTCGCTGATCACGTTGCGCGCGTTGAGCAATCTCGACACCGGTGGCATCGTCGCGGCCGCGACGACGTCACTGCCCGAACAGTTCGGCGGCGCTCGGAACTGGGACTACCGCTATGTGTGGCTGCGAGATGCGTCGCTCACCCTGGAGGCGCTGACCCGCCACGGATTTCTCCACGTCGCCGAGCACTGGCGGATGTGGCTGCTGCGCGCGATCGCGGGGAACACCCGGGAACTGCAGATCATGTACGGCATCGCCGGCGAGCGCGACCTCGCCGAGCGCGAGTTGCCGCACCTGCCCGGCTATCAGAACTCTGCGCCGGTCCGCATCGGAAACGGTGCGGTGCATCAGTATCAGGGCGATGTCATCGGCGAGGTGCTTTGCGGTCTCGAGTCGGCCCGGGCGGCCGGACTCACCGAGATGCCGATGTCGTGGTCACTGCAGAAGGCCCTGCTCGAACAGGTCGAGGCGAATCTGGAACGGCCCGACAACGGGATCTGGGAGATGCGTGGCGAGCCACACATGTTCACCCACTCACGCGCGATGATCTGGGCCGCGTTCGATCGCGGGGTCCGCGCAACCGAGCTGTACGGGCTCGACGGTTCACCCGATCACTGGCGTGAGCTGCGCGACCGTGTTCGGGCCGAGATCGACAGCGACGGGGTCGATCCGGTCACCGGCCGGTTCGTGCAGTTCGCCGGGACCGACGAGGTCGACGCATCGTTGTTGGTGCTGCCGCAGGTCGGGTTCTGCGCCTTCGACGATCCGCGGATGCTCGCCACCGTCACCGCGATCGAGCAGAACCTGATGCACGGCGGGCTGGTGCGGCGCTACCGCACCGGTTCGGGTGTTGACGGCCTCGCCGGCGGCGAGCACCCGTTCCTGGCGTGCACATTCTGGCTGGTCACGCAGTACGCGATGAGCGGTCGCCACGACGACGCGGCCGCACTCATGGAGCGTGCCTGCGCGACGGCCAATGACGTCGGCCTGTTCTCCGAGGAGTACGACGTCGACACCGGCCGGCAGGCCGGCAACACGCCGCAGGCCTTCTCGCACCTCGCGTTCGTGCGGGCCGCCGACGCCCTGGCAGCGCATTCGGCGAAGGACTGA
- a CDS encoding DUF5938 domain-containing protein, which produces MATDKRVVVYGASGYTGRLICEYLREYNIPFLAAGRDIKRINEAVQGVPGIDTVDHELLEVEHTAAALTEAFRGADVVLNTVGPFARFGHEVVEACLAIGAHYTDTNGEQNWMIDVEQKYGADFAAQNLVLTPGLAQMYSIGEIAANICLEQPGLDTLDIEVFWKGHPTVASTNTILTNAAFAKAYYLEQNEYVEWPPDAGLYDVVVPGQHELGLALPWGGTSHPVWFKNDPRVANVRALGGVFNRPLMLGVPQIVAAALEQMEGKSDEEKYAIVDAVSGQVRSEMPPRENPRINTSLDSVYASGPLGRAHCVIHGNCNYKQTALLNAHAASELLQSKPRAVGFASSCQAFGHRELLGTLRAFGLVMDPIFEIHR; this is translated from the coding sequence ATGGCCACCGACAAACGTGTCGTCGTCTACGGCGCCTCCGGATACACCGGGCGTCTCATCTGTGAATACTTGCGCGAGTACAACATCCCCTTCCTGGCCGCGGGCCGCGACATCAAGCGGATCAACGAGGCCGTCCAGGGTGTCCCCGGCATCGACACCGTCGACCACGAACTGCTCGAGGTGGAGCACACCGCCGCCGCTCTCACCGAGGCCTTCCGGGGCGCCGACGTGGTGCTCAACACCGTCGGACCGTTCGCGCGGTTCGGCCATGAGGTGGTCGAGGCGTGCCTGGCGATCGGTGCGCACTACACCGACACCAACGGCGAGCAGAACTGGATGATCGACGTCGAGCAGAAGTACGGCGCCGACTTCGCCGCCCAGAATCTGGTTCTCACACCGGGTTTGGCGCAGATGTATTCGATCGGCGAGATCGCCGCCAACATCTGCCTCGAGCAGCCTGGTCTCGACACCCTCGACATCGAGGTGTTCTGGAAGGGACACCCGACGGTGGCATCCACCAACACCATCCTCACCAATGCCGCGTTCGCCAAGGCCTACTACCTGGAGCAGAACGAGTACGTCGAGTGGCCGCCGGATGCCGGTCTCTACGACGTCGTCGTACCCGGGCAGCACGAGCTGGGTCTGGCACTACCGTGGGGCGGTACCTCGCATCCGGTCTGGTTCAAGAACGATCCACGGGTCGCCAACGTGCGTGCGCTCGGTGGCGTGTTCAACCGGCCGCTGATGCTCGGCGTCCCGCAGATCGTCGCGGCCGCGCTCGAGCAGATGGAGGGCAAGTCCGACGAGGAGAAGTACGCGATCGTCGACGCGGTGTCCGGACAGGTCCGCAGCGAGATGCCGCCACGGGAGAATCCGCGCATCAACACCTCGCTCGACTCGGTCTACGCGTCGGGGCCGCTCGGTCGTGCGCACTGCGTGATCCACGGCAACTGCAACTACAAGCAGACCGCACTGCTCAACGCGCACGCGGCGTCCGAGCTGCTCCAATCAAAGCCGCGCGCAGTCGGTTTCGCGTCCAGCTGCCAGGCGTTCGGTCATCGCGAGTTGCTGGGCACCCTGCGCGCCTTCGGGCTGGTGATGGACCCCATCTTCGAGATCCACCGGTGA
- a CDS encoding VOC family protein, which produces MTSITSITLDVPDISAARIFYDKAFGLGDQIRFRTAQAPTVGFRGYVLSLVVADPAVVDSLVHPALDAGATELKPVKKSFWGYGGVVAAPDGSIWKVASSSKKDTGAPARQIDDIVFLIGADDVAASKQFYVDHGLAVAKSFGRKYVEFEGAPGSVKLALYGRRAAAKDAGVDADGSGSHRLTVGSSAGAFTDPDGFEWEAE; this is translated from the coding sequence ATGACATCAATCACCAGCATCACCCTCGACGTTCCTGACATCTCAGCCGCAAGAATCTTCTACGACAAAGCATTCGGACTGGGTGACCAGATCAGGTTCCGGACCGCGCAGGCGCCCACCGTGGGCTTCCGTGGGTATGTCCTCTCCCTGGTCGTCGCCGATCCGGCCGTCGTCGACTCCCTGGTCCACCCGGCTCTCGATGCCGGTGCGACCGAGCTCAAGCCCGTCAAGAAGTCGTTCTGGGGCTACGGCGGAGTCGTCGCGGCACCTGACGGCAGCATCTGGAAAGTGGCGTCGTCGAGCAAGAAGGACACCGGGGCTCCGGCCCGGCAGATCGACGACATCGTGTTTCTCATCGGCGCCGACGACGTCGCAGCGAGCAAGCAGTTCTATGTCGACCACGGCCTCGCGGTCGCCAAGAGCTTCGGCCGCAAGTATGTCGAGTTCGAAGGTGCGCCGGGCTCGGTGAAGCTGGCGCTCTATGGTCGACGTGCGGCCGCCAAGGATGCCGGCGTCGACGCCGACGGCAGCGGATCGCACCGCCTCACCGTCGGCAGCAGCGCGGGCGCGTTCACCGACCCGGATGGGTTCGAGTGGGAAGCGGAGTAG
- a CDS encoding SDR family oxidoreductase gives MRTSGNTIFIPGATSGIGLGLALRLHDAGNRVIIGGRRTELMKQIADDHPGLETVRIDTADAADVVRASADVQQRFPETNVIIAMAGIMRSEDLSDPSFLDTAVAEVETNILGPLRLLAAFTEFLRNQPDATIITVSSGLAFTPMAGTATYSATKAAIHSFTDSLRLQLADKGIGVLELVPPAVQTDLMPGQADADWAMPLDEFLDEVMALLPTATREILVERVKPLRFSAQQGNYDDLMAALAHQVG, from the coding sequence ATGCGTACCAGCGGAAACACCATCTTCATCCCCGGCGCGACGTCCGGTATCGGACTCGGACTGGCGCTGCGACTGCACGACGCGGGCAACCGGGTCATCATCGGCGGTCGCCGTACCGAACTCATGAAGCAGATCGCCGATGACCATCCCGGCCTCGAGACGGTCCGCATCGACACGGCCGACGCCGCCGACGTGGTCCGCGCCTCGGCCGACGTCCAGCAGCGCTTCCCGGAGACCAACGTGATCATCGCGATGGCCGGCATCATGCGGTCCGAGGACCTGAGTGACCCGAGCTTCCTCGATACCGCGGTTGCCGAGGTCGAGACCAATATCCTCGGGCCACTGCGCCTGCTCGCCGCCTTCACCGAATTCCTACGCAACCAGCCGGATGCGACGATCATCACCGTCTCGTCCGGACTGGCCTTCACGCCGATGGCCGGAACCGCGACCTACAGCGCGACCAAGGCGGCGATCCACTCGTTCACCGACAGTCTGCGACTACAGCTGGCAGACAAGGGAATCGGTGTCCTCGAACTGGTACCGCCGGCCGTGCAGACCGACCTCATGCCCGGCCAGGCCGACGCCGACTGGGCCATGCCGCTCGACGAGTTCCTCGACGAGGTGATGGCATTGCTGCCGACCGCGACGCGCGAGATCCTGGTGGAACGCGTGAAGCCGCTTCGCTTCTCGGCTCAGCAGGGCAACTACGACGACCTGATGGCGGCGCTCGCGCACCAGGTGGGATGA
- a CDS encoding glucose-6-phosphate dehydrogenase, which yields MAETTLFILGATGDLTSRLLLPALEQLLALDPDRDVRLVGVGRRAVSDDDWRARVRDSFDADPAPGAQRLAEQTTYLQADISSPDGIRTILAATEGRPVLYFAVPPAIAQQACDAMTGIDLPKGTILALEKPFGTDQASAHAFNEKLAALLPENQIFRVDHFLGQSILLDLIGVRFANRVFEPVWSAEHIESVVIRYDETLGLEGRAGYYDNAGALTDMLQSHLLELLSVVAMDPPASLGERDLRDATAATLRATRVWGDDPLTASRRARYTAGEVGGHRLPSYADEDGVDPSRQTETLAEATFEVRTARWEGVPFTLRSGKAIEPAVREIALTFRPVRHLPDQFRGDTGPNVMHFKFGPDTMSLQVNVHDGTHPFDLRGATLDADLGQGSVHAYAEVLSGILDGDATLAVRGDSAEQCWRIVAPIIEAWKSDQVPLDEYPAGSSGPSGWPSLSTMTA from the coding sequence ATGGCCGAGACGACTCTGTTCATCCTCGGCGCGACGGGCGATCTCACGTCGCGCCTGCTCCTTCCGGCGCTCGAACAACTGCTGGCGTTGGACCCGGATCGCGACGTCCGGCTCGTCGGCGTCGGCCGACGGGCGGTATCCGACGACGATTGGCGCGCCCGGGTGCGTGATTCGTTCGACGCCGACCCGGCGCCCGGCGCACAGCGACTGGCCGAGCAGACGACGTACCTGCAGGCCGACATCTCCTCGCCCGACGGTATCCGCACGATCCTGGCCGCCACCGAGGGTCGGCCGGTGCTGTATTTCGCGGTACCGCCGGCGATCGCGCAGCAGGCGTGTGACGCGATGACCGGGATCGATCTGCCGAAGGGCACGATCCTGGCACTGGAGAAGCCGTTCGGCACCGATCAGGCGAGTGCGCACGCGTTCAACGAGAAGCTCGCCGCGCTGCTCCCGGAGAACCAGATCTTCCGCGTTGATCACTTCCTCGGTCAGTCGATCCTGTTGGACCTCATCGGCGTTCGATTCGCCAACCGGGTGTTCGAGCCGGTCTGGTCGGCCGAGCACATCGAGTCGGTGGTCATCCGATACGACGAGACGCTCGGCCTGGAGGGCCGCGCCGGCTACTACGACAACGCCGGTGCCCTCACCGACATGCTGCAGAGTCACCTGCTGGAGTTGCTGTCGGTGGTGGCGATGGACCCGCCGGCATCGCTGGGGGAGCGGGATCTGCGCGACGCGACCGCGGCGACGCTACGCGCCACCCGCGTGTGGGGCGACGACCCGCTCACCGCGTCGAGGCGTGCCCGCTACACGGCGGGAGAGGTGGGGGGACACCGACTTCCGTCCTACGCCGACGAGGACGGGGTCGACCCGTCGCGTCAGACCGAGACGCTCGCCGAGGCCACGTTCGAGGTGCGGACCGCTCGCTGGGAGGGTGTGCCGTTCACCCTGCGCTCCGGTAAGGCCATCGAGCCGGCGGTCCGCGAGATCGCCCTCACCTTTCGGCCGGTGCGACATCTGCCGGACCAGTTCCGTGGTGACACCGGACCCAACGTCATGCACTTCAAGTTCGGGCCGGACACGATGTCGCTGCAGGTCAACGTGCACGACGGCACCCACCCGTTCGACCTGCGTGGTGCAACCCTCGACGCCGACCTCGGCCAGGGGTCGGTGCACGCCTACGCCGAGGTGCTGTCCGGCATCCTCGACGGCGACGCCACCTTGGCGGTTCGTGGCGACTCCGCCGAACAGTGCTGGCGCATCGTCGCACCCATCATCGAGGCGTGGAAGTCCGACCAGGTGCCGCTCGACGAGTACCCGGCCGGGTCGAGTGGACCGTCGGGATGGCCGTCGCTGTCCACCATGACTGCATGA
- a CDS encoding dihydrofolate reductase family protein: MSQLLKVQNFTVSRDGFGAGDGQSLETPFGHADPMTMMSWAGATASWPNRTDSGGSRGLDDYLTRDFAHNIGAEIMGANKFSPHRGPWEDHSWLGWWGDEPPFHTPVFVLTHHLRPSFSLSDTTFHFIDDDPATALEKAQAAAGGMDVRLGGGATTVREFLDAGLVDTLHVAVADDVELGSGARLWESPDELLDRYHCDVVPSPSSNVTHHLFWRR; the protein is encoded by the coding sequence GTGAGTCAACTGCTGAAAGTCCAGAACTTCACCGTGTCGCGAGACGGCTTCGGTGCCGGCGACGGCCAGAGCCTCGAGACACCGTTCGGCCATGCCGACCCGATGACCATGATGTCGTGGGCGGGCGCGACCGCGAGCTGGCCCAATCGCACCGACTCCGGGGGCAGTCGCGGACTCGACGACTATCTGACCCGCGACTTCGCCCACAACATCGGGGCGGAGATCATGGGCGCCAACAAGTTCAGCCCGCATCGCGGGCCCTGGGAGGACCACAGCTGGCTCGGCTGGTGGGGCGATGAGCCGCCGTTCCACACGCCGGTGTTCGTGCTGACCCACCACCTCAGGCCGTCGTTCAGCCTGTCCGACACGACGTTCCACTTCATCGACGACGATCCGGCGACGGCGCTGGAAAAGGCGCAGGCGGCGGCCGGCGGAATGGACGTCCGGCTCGGCGGTGGCGCGACCACGGTCCGCGAGTTTCTCGACGCCGGCCTCGTCGACACCCTGCACGTCGCGGTGGCCGACGACGTCGAACTCGGGTCCGGTGCACGACTCTGGGAATCGCCCGACGAACTGCTCGACCGCTATCACTGTGACGTCGTGCCCAGTCCGAGCAGCAATGTCACGCATCACCTGTTCTGGCGGCGATGA
- a CDS encoding acyl-CoA synthetase, translated as MRLVEYLDKGASLGPDRPCLTMNSETRSYRAVRDASVDIASALQGCGVEAGDRVAVLSANDPLALTCVFGISRAGAVWCPVNPRNEAVENRQLFELFGCRFLFFQSKFADLVDRIRDDLPHLTELVCLDGDVDWATAFDEWLSANRGSLDESRRPPDGLCMLAGTGGTTGKPKGVRLTETNMMTSTASALMSYPFGERPRYLALAPLTHSAGVLTFPILSLGGEVVIMPAPDLAEFLRLIEVRQITHAFLPPTVIYGLLDHPDLDVTDLSSLRCLWYGAAPMSPVRLEEALTRIGPVLGQLFGQTEAPNMIATLAPADHFRADGSVATERLSSAGRATPLTSVAIMAEDGSFPPTGERGEIVVRGPLVMPGYHENPEATAEVSRFGWHHTGDIGYLDDDGFLFVVDRAKDMIITGGFNVYSAEVEQALYAHPAVKDAAVVGLPDDKWGERVTAVVQLRSGRSAGGDDLIAFVKERLGSVKTPKQVEIWTDLPRSKVGKILKTDIRTTLNQ; from the coding sequence ATGAGACTGGTCGAGTACCTGGACAAGGGCGCGTCGCTGGGACCGGATCGTCCTTGTCTCACCATGAACAGTGAGACAAGGAGCTATCGCGCCGTGCGCGACGCGTCGGTCGACATCGCGAGTGCGCTGCAGGGTTGCGGCGTGGAGGCGGGTGATCGGGTCGCCGTGCTGTCGGCGAACGATCCCCTCGCGCTGACATGTGTGTTCGGGATATCGCGGGCCGGCGCTGTCTGGTGTCCGGTGAATCCGCGGAACGAGGCGGTGGAGAATCGGCAGCTCTTCGAACTGTTCGGCTGTCGATTTCTGTTCTTCCAGAGCAAGTTCGCCGATCTCGTCGACCGCATCCGCGACGATCTGCCGCATCTGACCGAACTGGTGTGCCTCGACGGTGACGTCGACTGGGCCACGGCATTCGACGAGTGGCTGTCGGCCAACCGCGGCTCCCTCGACGAGAGCCGGCGGCCGCCCGACGGTCTGTGCATGCTTGCGGGGACGGGCGGCACCACGGGCAAGCCGAAAGGCGTGCGTCTCACCGAGACCAACATGATGACGTCGACGGCGTCAGCACTCATGAGTTACCCCTTCGGTGAGCGGCCCCGCTATCTGGCGCTGGCCCCGCTCACACACTCCGCGGGCGTACTGACCTTCCCGATCCTGAGCCTGGGTGGTGAGGTGGTCATCATGCCCGCCCCGGACCTGGCGGAGTTCTTGCGGCTCATCGAGGTTCGGCAGATCACGCACGCTTTCCTGCCACCCACGGTGATCTATGGCCTGCTCGACCACCCCGACCTCGACGTCACCGACCTGTCGTCGCTGCGGTGCCTCTGGTACGGGGCGGCGCCGATGTCGCCGGTGCGGCTGGAGGAGGCGTTGACCCGGATCGGCCCGGTGCTCGGTCAGTTGTTCGGACAGACCGAGGCGCCCAACATGATCGCCACGCTGGCTCCCGCCGACCATTTCCGCGCCGACGGCAGTGTGGCCACCGAACGGCTGTCCTCGGCCGGTCGGGCGACTCCACTCACCTCGGTGGCGATCATGGCCGAGGACGGTTCGTTCCCGCCGACCGGCGAACGCGGGGAGATCGTCGTCCGCGGGCCGTTGGTGATGCCCGGCTATCACGAGAATCCCGAGGCGACTGCGGAGGTCAGCAGGTTCGGCTGGCATCACACCGGTGACATCGGCTACCTCGACGACGACGGATTCCTGTTCGTCGTGGACCGGGCGAAGGACATGATCATCACCGGTGGGTTCAACGTCTACTCCGCGGAGGTCGAGCAGGCGCTGTACGCGCACCCGGCGGTCAAGGATGCCGCGGTGGTCGGTCTGCCCGACGACAAGTGGGGTGAACGGGTGACCGCCGTCGTGCAGTTGCGGTCCGGGCGGAGCGCCGGCGGCGACGATCTGATCGCTTTCGTCAAAGAGCGGCTGGGCAGCGTGAAAACACCGAAGCAGGTGGAGATCTGGACCGATCTGCCCCGATCCAAGGTGGGAAAGATCCTCAAGACCGACATCAGGACGACCTTGAACCAGTGA